GGCTCGGGCACCCACACCTTTGCCGTGCCTGGGCGGGCGCTGCCCGTGCCGCGGGGACCGGTGTGATGCCGGAGGGAGCGGGGTGATGCCCTGCCgcagcctgtcctgctggctCTGCCGCCGAGGCTCCCCTCCCCTCCGGGACTTCGCAGAGGGCTCTGTGCTTGCGCCCAGCGCCCGGCCAGGGGAAGCAGGGCCACCTCAGGGTGGGCTCTCGGCCCGCCGCCCCAGCCAGGCGGAACCGGTGCCTTGAGCCCGGTGCCGGGCGGTCCGCTCTTGGGGGCAGCGGAAAGGTGAAGATGGGCTGAATGGGTTTCGACCCCGTCAGAGCAGGCGCAATGGCCAGGCCGGTCGGGAAGCCCGAAGAGGGCACCTGAGCCGGATCCTTTGACACCTCAGCAGAGCGGCCCGATTTTCAGGGGGCTGCGGAGGCGAAGGAGACGGGCGAGCAGGGTTGGTGCATCTGATTTCTCTGTTGGGGACCACACGGTGCAGCTTTTGTTGCGGGGAGAGGCGGGAGCAGTTACGCGTGCTAGTCTAAACCGTGAATATTGAAAGACTGGAACACTGCGGGTCTAGAGGAACATTGTCAAGACAGGGACTAAAACGACCTTACAAACAGCTTCCCGCAGGTTTAGTTCAGCACTGCGGGCGCGACTCGGTGCCCAGCTGCGGAGAGCGGCGTCCGCGGCTTGCCCTGCCTTCGGGCCCTGCACCCCCTCTAAAACTTAGGGGCTTAACATCTCGGGCGCCTCGTCCCGCTCCTCGTCAAGGACGTGGAGGAGTTCAGAGGCGCCACGGGTGGTTCTTAAAGACCCACTGTTTCTGGGCAGCTTTGTACGGCTCCTGTGGAGGTTGCGGGATGCTCTCCACGCTCTGTCTCACCTGCCGGGGTCCGAGGGAGCAAGGTTCGGCACCTCGCACCCTCTCCAGCGCAGCTGCCGGCCCCCGGGGGTGGGGCTGAGTCTCGCACGGCCGGGCTGGACGCTGCCCTCCTGCCCGAGCCCTTCAGCCGCACTTCGCCGCAGGTGCGGCTCGCGCTGCCCCCGTCCGGGCTCCGGTCCGGCACCGCCTGCGTGCCCGAGACGAGGTGTCCTCTGCGGGGCGGCTGTCCCGCCCAGGACGGCTTTCCCCAGCCTTTTTTTTCGGTCGGGACTCGCCTGCACGGCGCCGGTCAGCCCTGCACCTTCGCCCTCCAGGGCTCAGGGCTCAATCCGAGGCCGGCTCGCCGGGGTCACTGACGGAGCACGCGGTCCTCCTGACCGGTCTCCTCCCTCAGGAGCCCCGGAGGTTTGGATTTCCCCATGGGGACACCCAGTACTCTCCCCTTCCTCCGGGTCGCGGGCGATGCGCGTTCCTGCCGCTGCCGAGCCAGAGCTCGCCGCCCCCGAGCCCCCGGCAGCGCATCCTCTCCCGCCTGCCGCTCCGCCTGCCCTTCCTCGGctgcggggggcggggggggggtgttGCGAGGTAGGCAAAAAGGAAAGTGAACGTAGCGGTCTGAAGATAGAGAAAGGCAGTCAACCTTAGACGTGTAGTTACTCAAcctttattatttaaaaaaattcataaaaaaaggaaggtgaACCAACGTCTTACAAAACCCCCCCACATAAATAGGACATTCCGTCCAGCTCTGGCTATTGGCAGTTCTAGTATTTGACAACATCAGACGCGATTTCCTGGCATTAGAGAAATCCATTTCAAAATCGGTCATCACAAAGAAATACTAGAAATCCCAGTTAGCACTTGCTAGGCAGCACGGAGCACTTGTACACAACTTTTCAGACACACACCCGCGCACACACGCAGCCGGGAACAGATCCCGTAGGAAGAGAGCCTCCTTAAAAAATAGTAAAcgctaagaaaaaaaaaaaaaaaaaaaaaaaaaaaaaaaaaaaaaaaaaaaggaaagaaagagagttATTTACAAAACGCACATGGAAATACAGTATTGACAGAGCGTGGCTGGCAAATCAACATGATTTGAATAGAGAAAGGACTATGGCACGTCTTGCTCGAAAGCTCGCACAGCAGCCTCCTTCGAGTGTCCCCGCGGGAAGACAGCTCCTGCCATCTGCGACGCAGTGccttctccctccccacctctCCTCCCGCCCTCCCTCGCCTCTCCACCCCTGCGCTTCTTGCCAGGTCCTTTTTACACTTGGATGACCACCGTGCTGGGGCTCTGGAGCCGGGTTTTGTACTGGTCTAGCCAGGTCCTCAGCTCCGAGATCTTGTAGCCCTCTGGtcctctgcctccctggtaCATCACCTTCTCCTCCTGGATGATGTAGAGCCTCTCGAAGTAAGCACCGTAGGCGGCGCTGGAAGCATTGTCCATGGTGTCCACGGCCAGGGGGCAATCGGGCGCCCCTTCCCTCATCAGCTGAGCTGCCCGCAGCCTGTCCTGGAGGCACTGGTGCTTGGGGATGTTGTAGGCTGCATCCGAGCTGACCCAGCCGTCGGAGGGGTGTGCTTCTTCAATGTACACCAGCAGGAAGTCGGCAATGTCCACGAAGTGCGCGGCCAGGCGCTGGAAGGACCTCAGGCGGGCCATGAACGGGGGTCAGGTGCAGCTGCCGAAGTTGAGGATGAGGGGTCTCTTGCCCCGGGCGAAGTCCAGGATGCGGAGCCTCTTCTGCCCGTCCAGCTGGATCACCTCGGGGTTAGGGGCCAAGGAACCCACGTGCGCCGACTTGAAGAAGTCCAGCTTCTGCCCGTGCCACACGGCTTTCAGCGACTCCAGCGTGAACATGCGGTTGGAGTCGGACACGCAGACCGGGGGGTCGTCGGGGGGCGGCTCCTCGCTGGCGCTGGCCGCCTCCTCCGCCGTGGGCATCGTCAGCATCTTCTTCCTAATGCAGAGAAAATCCAGGAGCCAGAGCATCACGGCGGTGAGCAGGAAGCGGGGAAATAGGAGGATGCAGGCGGCTGCCTGGGTGAGCAGCTGCAAGGTGTGAACGCCGACGGAGTGGAGCATCGCAGCGGCTTGTGCTGCAGGGCGCTGGCTGCCGGGGGGCCCCCACGCACCCTGCGTGCCGGggtctgtgcagcacagctgagatcCCGCTTCTCTTCAAGCCCATTTTATAGTCAGGGATTTAAATGAAAAGTGACTCCACCTCCGTCCAGAACCCGCCCCTCTGGAACTTGAGCCTGGGGATTACCTACCCCTCCACTCAAATGACCTAAAAATACACAGACAAAAGGGGAGAGAGCCCCGGCGGGAGCCGCAAGGGACGTGCAACGGAGCAGGGTGCAGCCGCTATCAGGCGGAGCAGAGAGTCCGACACAGGGCACCGCCGGGGTCCCCGGCCTCAGATAGAGCCGGCGCTCACAGACAGCCCCGCCAAGGACAATGCAACAGGCACagcccgccccccgcccggctCCCCACGGGCTGCGCGGGCAcgggccgggcgggagcgggggccggggccgtCCCGGCA
The window above is part of the Vidua macroura isolate BioBank_ID:100142 chromosome 6, ASM2450914v1, whole genome shotgun sequence genome. Proteins encoded here:
- the DIO3 gene encoding thyroxine 5-deiodinase → MLHSVGVHTLQLLTQAAACILLFPRFLLTAVMLWLLDFLCIRKKMLTMPTAEEAASASEEPPPDDPPVCVSDSNRMFTLESLKAVWHGQKLDFFKSAHVGSLAPNPEVIQLDGQKRLRILDFARGKRPLILNFGSCTUPPFMARLRSFQRLAAHFVDIADFLLVYIEEAHPSDGWVSSDAAYNIPKHQCLQDRLRAAQLMREGAPDCPLAVDTMDNASSAAYGAYFERLYIIQEEKVMYQGGRGPEGYKISELRTWLDQYKTRLQSPSTVVIQV